One Pyrenophora tritici-repentis strain M4 chromosome 5, whole genome shotgun sequence DNA window includes the following coding sequences:
- a CDS encoding chitin synthase export chaperone, which translates to MGFGDFQSICEKASIPICALVGSQQINHGVGIQTRCYARTIELANTLIFEVANDFVHIMALIMTVIMIIHVRSKFTAVGRKEITSFFYIYLLLTVISLVVDAGVAAPGSAAYPYFVAVQNGLTSALCTCLLINGFVGFQLYEDGTTLSVWLLRLCSLTMFIVGGAVSLLTFKSWAGLDPKNPVGIFVVTYIVNAIFLFIYVVSQIILVIGTLEDRWPLGDILFGIFFFVIGQVILYVFSETICDNVQHFLDGLFFATICNLLAVMMVYKYWDSITREDLEFSVGVKQHNWEVKESFPEEDKRGTYYQDSDYTPSLYQQQPYTRNSHYSAVGH; encoded by the exons ATGGGCTTCGGCGACTTTCAGTCGATATGCGAAAAGGCATCGATACCGATATGCGCCCTCGTGGGCTCCCAGCAGATCAACCATGGCGTCGGTATACAGACAAGGTGCTACGCCCGCACAATTGAGCTTGCGAACACGCTCATCTTCGAGGTTGCAAACGACTTTGTGCATATCATGGCCTTGATAATGACAGTTATCATGATTATACATGTGCGCTCAAAGTTTACCGCTGTCG GCCGAAAGGAAATCACGTCATTCTTCTACATCTACCTCCTCCTCACCGTCATATCGCTCGTTGTTGACGCCGGTGTCGCTGCGCCCGGTTCCGCCGCCTACCCATACTTTGTCGCCGTCCAGAATGGTCTCACTTCCGCCCTGTGTACCTGCTTGCTGATCAACGGCTTTGTTGGTTTCCAGCTCTACGAAGACGGCACAACACTTTCTGTCTGGCTGCTCCGACTCTGTTCGCTCACCATGTTTATTGTTGGTGGTGCCGTCAGCCTTCTGACTTTCAAGAGCTGGGCTGGACTTGATCCCAAGAACCCTGTTGGCATTTTTGTTGTTACATACATTGTCAACGCAatcttcctcttcatctaTGTCGTCAGCCAGATAATACTGGTCATCGGCACACTGGAAGACCGCTGGCCGCTCGGCGACATCCTGTTTGgcatcttcttcttcgttATCGGTCAAGTTATCCTCTACGTCTTCAGCGAAACCATCTGCGACAATGTACAGCATTTCCTGGATGGCCTCTTCTTCGCCACCATTTGCAACTTGCTTGCAGTCATGATGGTCTACAAG TACTGGGACTCCATCACTCGGGAAGATCTCGAATTTTCCGTCGGCGTCAAGCAACACAACTGGGAGGTCAAAGAATCCTTCCCAGAAGAGGACAAGCGCGGCACCTACTATCAAGACTCCGACTACACCCCGTCGCTATATCAGCAACAACCATATACCCGTAATTCACACTACTCTGCAGTCGGACATTGA
- a CDS encoding UbiH, 2-polyprenyl-6-methoxyphenol hydroxylase and related FAD-dependent oxidoreductase: MPQTDVLIAGSGSAGVFAATWLAIYNIPFTILERRDGPLKIGQADGVQVRTVEIYESFGLSEELLRESYHILEVCFWGFDEDANGKAQGDIRRKSRTIDTEQGLSHLPHVILNQARMNGIMLEKMESVLKEQGRWKEGTSNGIEYGWAVKGLEIDETRKHDPNAHCVKVTAEKAGKEEVWEAKYVLGCDGAHSTIRKALDIRMLGDTSDTVWGVMDIYPLTNFPDIRRKCVIHSTSGNLLIIPREGGQLARFYIQLPAGVQPKEVKLADLQDQARRIFAPYSMEFAGVFWWSAYSIGQRLASAFHAHNRVFLTGDACHTHSPKAGQGMNVSIQDGYNIGWKLGSVLSGLSPPSLIPTYVTERGKTAADLIAFDKELTKKIGRKEEYEGEFADYFIKSGRYTAGFTAKYEDSMITSGESAGGRVNLATGITVGMRFPSAQVIRFCDCKAIQLQSVIKSDAKWRVVVFGGDINQPDHHAQLRKLANTLEAIARRYTPATNYIDSVIESILVLTTKFTETKQEHIPDYFWPKSGKWGIRDLHKTYIDDEHYNSGHGHAYQKYGVDPSAGAIVLVRPDQYVSKVTTLDDLSGISKFFEGCLLEQVPRLNAGARL, encoded by the exons ATGCCCCAAACAGATGTCCTGATAGCTGGTTCCGGCTCTGCAGGCGTGTTTGCAGCCACCTGGCTTGCAATCTACAACATCCCCTTCACTATCTTGGAACGGCGCGACGGGCCCCTCAAAATCGGCCAAGCAGACGGGGTACAAGTGCGCACGGTAGAGATATACGAGTCTTTCGGCTTGTCGGAAGAACTCCTACGTGAATCCTACCACATTCTTGAGGTGTGCTTTTGGGGGTTCGATGAAGATGCCAATGGAAAAGCGCAAGGCGACATCAGACGAAAGAGCAGGACTATCGATACAGAGCAAGGGCTGAGTCATTTGCCGCATGTCATCTTAAACCAAGCTCGCATGAACGGTATAATGCTTGAAAAGATGGAAAGCGTGTTGAAGGAGCAAGGAAGATGGAAAGAGGGTACAAGCAATGGGATCGAGTATGGATGGGCGGTCAAGGGACTCGAAATTGACGAAACCAGGAAGCACGACCCCAATGCGCACTGTGTCAAGGTCACTGCGGAGAAAGCTGGGAAAGAGGAGGTATGGGAGGCAAAATACGTCTTGGGCTGCGATGGTGCGCATTCAACTATACGCAAAGCTCTCGATATCCGCATGCTGGGCGACACATCCGACACTGTGTGGGGCGTTATGGACATCTACCCATTAACCAACTTCCCTGACATTCGCCGTAAATGCGTGATCCACAGCACTTCCGGTAATCTACTCATCATCCCTCGTGAGGGCGGTCAATTGGCTCGGTTCTACATTCAGCTACCTGCAGGTGTGCAGCCCAAGGAGGTGAAGCTGGCCGACCTCCAAGATCAAGCTCGAAGGATCTTTGCACCGTACTCAATGGAGTTTGCTGGAGTATTTTGGTGGAGTGCGTACAGCATTGGCCAGCGCCTCGCCTCGGCCTTTCATGCACACAACCGCGTCTTCCTTACTGGCGATGCATGCCACACCCACTCCCCCAAAGCAGGCCAAGGCATGAATGTATCCATACAAGATGGGTACAACATTGGTTGGAAGCTCGGCTCCGTGCTTTCAGGTCTTTCACCCCCTTCATTGATCCCAACATATGTTACCGAACGCGGCAAGACAGCCGCCGATCTAATTGCTTTCGACAAGGAGCTTACGAAGAAGATTGGAAGGAAAGAAGAGTATGAGGGCGAGTTTGCGGATTACTTTATCAAGAGTGGGAGGTATACAGCGGGGTTCACAGCAAAGTACGAAGATTCCATGATTACTAGCGGGGAAAGTGCTGGGGGTAGGGTCAACCTGGCAACGGGCATTACAGTTGGCATGAGGTTCCCTAGTGCTCAAGTTATCCGGTTCTGTGACTGCAAGGCCATACAGCTGCAGAGTGTGATCAAAAGTGATGCAAAATGGAGGGTCGTAGTGTTTGGAGGTGACATCAACCAGCCAGATCATCATGCGCAATTGCGCAAG CTCGCAAACACCCTTGAGGCAATAGCGCGGAGATACACACCGGCCACAAACTACATTGACAGCGTGATCGAGTCTATCCTGGTCCTCACGACCAAATTCACCGAAACAAAGCAAGAGCACATACCAGATTACTTCTGGCCTAAGAGTGGGAAGTGGGGAATACGAG ATCTACACAAGACATACATCGACGACGAGCACTACAACTCTGGCCACGGCCACGCATACCAAAAGTACGGTGTTGATCCCTCCGCTGGTGCGATTGTGCTGGTGCGACCAGATCAAT ATGTTTCCAAAGTCACGACTCTTGACGATTTGTCTGGTATCTCAAAGTTCTTCGAGGGCTGTTTGCTCGAGCAGGTACCAAGGTTGAATGCAGGCGCGAGGCTGTAA
- a CDS encoding ZipA, Cell division protein produces MSDAKPLVITHFTENTSETDHYAYESMIDRIHTSNMAVPSRLTATSELDPAHLNGERRNFEAHHMPVFTAAPPAAHQYDHTLLMAPSNHMPRLPPQLARTQPQLNVQSQAHVQLQSHAQLQSHVRLQSHVQSQSHVQPQPHVQSLPHLQSQPHEQPQPQVQPRQAQPSTDHVITREMVCGRIWALLRDNLTSWWSDNSAAMKCVTDRMNHDLLCMNKRLALGPKGLSSVSDIFCSIGHQGIYHYMCLAVNPGWGNVVILLKGELCDLEGRDPMRDKEAMQVCSEGFSKEAMKVFQNAVADTQRRQNR; encoded by the exons ATGTCTGACGCAAAGCCTCTTGTTATAACCCATTTCACTGAAAATACCTCCGAAACCGACCACTATGCATATGAGAGTATGATCGACCGGATACATACATCAAACATGGCTGTGCCGTCGAGATTGACAGCTACTTCGGAACTGGATCCTGCACACCTGAACGGCGAGCGGCGGAATTTTGAGGCTCACCATATGCCCGTCTTTACTGCAGCGCCTCCTGCAGCACACCAGTATGACCATACACTTCTGATGGCGCCTTCAAATCATATGCCACGACTTCCACCGCAACTAGCAAGGACGCAGCCGCAGCTGAATGTACAGTCACAAGCCCATGTACAGCTGCAGTCCCATGCACAGCTGCAGTCCCATGTACGGCTGCAGTCTCATGTACAGTCGCAGTCCCACGTACAACCACAACCCCATGTACAGTCACTGCCGCACCTACAGTCGCAACCGCATGAACAGCCACAGCCACAAGTACAGCCGCGCCAGGCGCAGCCATCAACGGACCACGTCATCACCCGCGAGATGGTATGCGGGCGTATCTGGGCTCTTCTGAGGGACAACCTGACCTCATGGTGGTCCGACAACTCAGCGGCGATGAAGTGTGTCACCG ATCGAATGAACCACGACCTCTTGTGCATGAATAAGCGCCTGGCCTTAGGACCCAAAGGTCTTTCCAGTGTCTCGGATATCTTCTGCTCCATCGGCCATCAGGGTATCTACCATTACATGTGCCTGGCAGTGAATCCGGGCTGGGGCAACGTTGTGATACTACTCAAGGGCGAGCTTTGTGACTTGGAAGGCAGGGATCCGATGCGTGACAAAGAGGCGATGCAGGTGTGCAGTGAGGGGTTCAGTAAGGAGGCGATGAAGGTGTTTCAGAACGCTGTTGCAGATACTCAGCGTAGGCAAAATCGCTAG